Proteins encoded together in one Shewanella acanthi window:
- the murD gene encoding UDP-N-acetylmuramoyl-L-alanine--D-glutamate ligase produces the protein MQSQYSHIVLGLGATGLSVVRYLCGKGITPLVMDSRRQAPGADKLAAQFPDVPLIAGGFDCRYLVQATQIIISPGIAMDTPEVRAALDMGIEVIGDVELFAREISDRKPCVIGITGSNGKTTVTTVVGEMLREAGIAVAVGGNIGVPALDLLTEKADIYVLELSSFQLETTHSLNCIISTCLNVTEDHMDRYSDMDAYRKAKLRLYDQSRAIVYNRDDALTIPTEPMNQNSFGLAPPEGDEWGLCDGKLYHGDTEIMPISDVALIGSHNHANLLASMALVYAVGVDKQVMAKVANTFHGLSHRCELVGVKNGVSYVNDSKATNVGATVAALQGLSEHLGDIILIAGGDGKGADFEPLKEPLEKVTHLITLGRDGNKIAALKEGAIKVDSMAAAVAKAAEIATSGDIVLLSPACASLDMYSNFMARGDDFRNQVEQLDGE, from the coding sequence ATGCAAAGTCAGTATTCACACATAGTGTTAGGTTTGGGCGCCACAGGGCTCTCCGTCGTACGCTATTTGTGTGGAAAGGGCATTACGCCACTAGTCATGGATAGCCGCAGACAAGCACCGGGCGCCGATAAATTGGCTGCGCAGTTTCCTGATGTGCCTTTGATTGCTGGCGGGTTTGATTGCCGCTACTTAGTGCAGGCGACGCAAATCATTATTAGCCCAGGCATTGCGATGGACACCCCTGAGGTGCGCGCGGCGCTTGATATGGGCATCGAAGTGATTGGTGATGTTGAGCTGTTTGCCCGCGAAATTAGCGATCGCAAGCCCTGCGTTATCGGCATTACCGGTTCTAACGGCAAAACGACGGTCACGACAGTGGTCGGGGAAATGCTCCGTGAAGCGGGTATCGCGGTTGCCGTTGGCGGCAATATTGGTGTTCCTGCACTCGATTTACTGACAGAAAAAGCAGACATCTATGTTCTAGAGCTTTCAAGCTTTCAGTTAGAAACCACCCATAGCCTGAACTGTATCATTTCAACCTGCTTGAACGTGACTGAAGATCATATGGACAGATACAGCGATATGGATGCTTACCGTAAAGCCAAACTGCGTCTGTACGATCAAAGCCGCGCGATTGTCTACAACCGTGATGATGCTCTGACCATTCCAACCGAACCTATGAACCAAAACAGCTTTGGTTTAGCGCCGCCCGAGGGTGATGAGTGGGGACTGTGTGATGGCAAGCTTTACCACGGTGATACCGAAATTATGCCTATCAGCGATGTAGCCCTAATTGGCAGCCATAACCATGCTAACTTACTGGCCTCTATGGCGCTGGTTTATGCCGTTGGGGTGGATAAACAGGTGATGGCAAAAGTAGCCAATACCTTCCATGGTTTGTCGCATCGCTGTGAACTGGTTGGGGTAAAAAACGGCGTTAGCTATGTCAACGACTCTAAGGCAACCAACGTAGGCGCAACGGTTGCGGCGCTGCAGGGCTTAAGTGAACACCTAGGCGATATCATTCTGATTGCCGGTGGTGACGGCAAAGGCGCTGATTTTGAGCCACTGAAAGAGCCGTTAGAAAAGGTGACACATTTAATCACCTTAGGTCGTGATGGTAATAAGATTGCGGCCTTAAAAGAGGGCGCAATCAAGGTTGATTCTATGGCGGCGGCTGTGGCTAAGGCGGCTGAGATCGCGACATCGGGGGATATCGTGTTGTTATCCCCAGCCTGTGCGAGCCTCGATATGTACAGCAACTTTATGGCCCGTGGTGACGATTTTAGAAACCAAGTGGAGCAGCTCGATGGCGAGTGA
- the mraY gene encoding phospho-N-acetylmuramoyl-pentapeptide-transferase produces the protein MLVYLAEYLTRFHTGFNVFSYVTFRAILGLLTALIFSLWWGPKLIERLQLMQIGQVVRNDGPESHFSKRGTPTMGGLMILGAIFISVLLWSDLGSRYVWVMLFVLGSYGLIGFIDDYRKVVRKDTKGLIARWKYILQSLAALLIAFFLYATASTPGETQLVVPFFKDVMPQLGAVFILLAYFTIVGSSNAVNLTDGLDGLAIMPTVMVAAAFALIAYLSGHAQFANYLHIPHLPGSAELVIVCTAIVGAGLGFLWFNTYPAQVFMGDVGSLSLGAALGAIAVLVRQEILLVIMGGVFVMETVSVILQVGSYKLRGQRIFRMAPIHHHYELKGWPEPRVIVRFWIISIFLVLLGLATLKLR, from the coding sequence ATGCTGGTGTATCTGGCCGAGTATTTAACCCGTTTTCATACCGGGTTTAACGTATTTTCCTATGTAACGTTTCGAGCCATCTTAGGCTTGTTAACCGCATTAATTTTTAGCCTGTGGTGGGGTCCAAAACTGATTGAGCGTTTGCAACTAATGCAAATCGGTCAAGTGGTGCGTAACGATGGTCCTGAATCCCATTTCAGCAAGCGTGGTACGCCAACCATGGGTGGCTTGATGATCCTAGGCGCCATCTTTATCAGCGTATTGCTGTGGAGCGACTTAGGTAGCCGCTATGTGTGGGTCATGCTGTTTGTACTAGGCAGTTATGGCTTGATTGGCTTTATTGACGATTACCGTAAAGTGGTGCGCAAGGATACCAAGGGCTTGATTGCCCGTTGGAAATATATCCTGCAATCCCTAGCGGCGCTGCTGATTGCCTTTTTCCTATATGCTACGGCATCAACGCCGGGCGAAACCCAACTCGTGGTGCCCTTCTTTAAGGATGTGATGCCACAACTAGGTGCTGTTTTCATCCTACTTGCGTATTTCACTATAGTCGGGTCGAGCAACGCGGTGAACTTAACCGACGGCCTCGATGGTCTGGCGATTATGCCAACCGTGATGGTTGCAGCGGCATTCGCGCTGATTGCTTATCTTTCAGGTCATGCGCAATTTGCGAACTACCTGCATATTCCACATCTGCCGGGTTCGGCCGAGCTGGTGATTGTGTGTACCGCCATCGTGGGTGCGGGTTTAGGCTTCCTGTGGTTTAACACCTACCCAGCGCAAGTGTTTATGGGGGATGTGGGCTCGCTGTCTTTAGGTGCCGCCTTAGGTGCCATCGCCGTATTGGTTCGTCAGGAAATCCTGCTAGTGATCATGGGCGGCGTGTTTGTGATGGAAACTGTGTCTGTGATCCTGCAGGTAGGTTCCTACAAGTTACGTGGTCAGCGCATTTTCCGCATGGCGCCAATTCACCACCACTACGAATTAAAGGGTTGGCCTGAACCTCGAGTGATCGTTCGCTTTTGGATTATCTCGATTTTCCTCGTGCTCCTCGGCTTAGCCACATTGAAGTTAAGGTAA
- a CDS encoding UDP-N-acetylmuramoyl-tripeptide--D-alanyl-D-alanine ligase: MIPISLETLCQHLGARLVGKDVVIEALSSDSRKMGPDTLFVALKGERFDGHDFAETALENGAVALMVERELNFDIPQLIVDNCQKAMGMIGAYVRDQVNPICVALTGSNGKTSVKEMIATILSAKYQVLYTAGNFNNEIGVPLTLLRLTPEDEYGVFELGANHKGEIDYTSGLVRPNVALVNNVGSAHLEGFGSQAGVAQAKSEIFNHLQQGGTAIINADDAFADVMRVKAKQYKQLSFSQQEGAAKRHIDVIATGHKADSDGCYRFMLNYAGQSCEVSLPLAGRHQVSNALAAASVCIAMGLSLEDIAKGLQKLIPVKGRMQPSQLGRIRLIDDSYNANPVSVGAAIAWLKEISENRCLVLGDLGELGDNAPLLHAELGQLAKQQGIDALFCTGPLSQHASQAFGSEHYDSVDALVEKLIKHINQLPGQVTVLVKGSRSAAMERVVDGLTVAFGRGELV, translated from the coding sequence ATGATCCCTATTTCCCTCGAAACGCTTTGCCAACATTTAGGTGCTCGCCTCGTCGGTAAGGATGTTGTTATCGAAGCCTTAAGCAGTGATAGCCGCAAAATGGGACCGGATACGCTATTTGTTGCCCTGAAGGGTGAACGATTCGACGGCCATGATTTTGCCGAGACTGCGCTTGAAAATGGCGCTGTTGCATTAATGGTAGAGCGTGAGCTGAATTTCGATATCCCTCAACTAATTGTTGATAATTGCCAAAAAGCCATGGGGATGATTGGTGCCTATGTGCGCGACCAAGTTAATCCTATCTGCGTGGCATTAACAGGCTCAAACGGTAAAACCAGCGTAAAGGAAATGATCGCCACTATCCTGTCGGCAAAGTATCAAGTCCTCTACACCGCGGGTAACTTCAATAACGAAATTGGTGTGCCGTTAACCCTGCTGCGTTTAACGCCAGAGGATGAATACGGCGTATTCGAGCTTGGCGCTAACCACAAGGGTGAAATCGATTACACCTCAGGTTTAGTGCGCCCAAATGTGGCACTGGTGAATAACGTTGGCAGCGCGCATTTAGAAGGTTTTGGCTCGCAAGCGGGTGTCGCTCAAGCGAAGTCTGAAATCTTCAATCATCTGCAACAAGGTGGCACCGCAATCATCAATGCTGATGATGCCTTTGCCGATGTGATGCGTGTTAAGGCAAAACAATACAAGCAGCTCAGCTTCTCTCAACAGGAAGGCGCAGCTAAACGACATATCGATGTGATTGCCACAGGCCATAAGGCGGATAGCGATGGTTGCTACCGTTTTATGCTCAATTATGCAGGGCAGAGCTGTGAGGTATCACTGCCGTTAGCGGGACGTCACCAAGTGAGTAATGCGCTAGCTGCTGCAAGTGTTTGTATCGCAATGGGATTAAGCCTTGAAGATATCGCTAAAGGTTTGCAAAAACTCATTCCTGTTAAGGGGCGGATGCAGCCAAGCCAATTAGGACGAATTCGCTTAATCGATGACAGCTATAACGCCAATCCAGTGTCCGTTGGGGCGGCGATCGCATGGTTAAAGGAAATTTCTGAAAATCGCTGTTTGGTACTGGGAGATTTGGGCGAATTAGGCGACAATGCGCCCCTTTTACATGCTGAACTTGGGCAACTGGCGAAGCAACAGGGCATCGATGCGCTGTTCTGCACGGGTCCTTTGAGTCAGCACGCGAGTCAAGCTTTCGGATCTGAACATTACGACAGCGTGGATGCGTTAGTAGAAAAATTAATAAAACACATTAACCAGTTGCCGGGACAGGTGACGGTTTTAGTAAAAGGTTCACGAAGCGCCGCAATGGAGCGGGTCGTGGACGGCCTAACAGTAGCCTTCGGGCGTGGGGAGTTAGTGTAG
- the murE gene encoding UDP-N-acetylmuramoyl-L-alanyl-D-glutamate--2,6-diaminopimelate ligase → MMLLKELLAPWFPYAGEQCFSDLTLDSRAVSRGDVFLALPGHKVDGRQFIEKAFAQGAVAVLVHTDNADEQGEVVASGNCDAVQIYFYRLSQQVSKLAAVRYPVVKAAEQAMGIIGITGTNGKTSTSQLCAQLVTLLSGKAAVMGTLGNGLWGELVDSGNTTADAITLMHQLHDFAAKGVTSCAMEVSSHGLVQGRVEAVPFDVAVFTNLTRDHLDYHGDMQSYAAAKQRLFRFEALRHGLLNLDDPVGAAWVCELNDVAAKMWGFSIEGHPNAAFYTKDAKFNDQGVQATLVWPEGEVEIRSPLLGAFNLSNLLAALSALYLQGLDMHALAAEVPKLVPVAGRMERFTTANNITLVVDYAHTPDAIEQALNALRRHCAGELWCVFGCGGDRDRGKRPLMGQAAEQFADRIMVTSDNSRSEDPNQIIADIIHGLSHPSQALSEVDRVSAIKQVVSVAKPGDVILLAGKGHETYQEAAGVRHDYDERALARQLAEQTL, encoded by the coding sequence ATGATGTTGTTAAAGGAGCTACTGGCCCCTTGGTTCCCCTATGCGGGCGAACAGTGTTTCTCAGATTTAACCTTAGATAGCCGCGCAGTGAGTCGCGGCGATGTGTTTTTAGCCCTACCAGGTCACAAAGTTGATGGTCGACAATTTATTGAAAAAGCCTTCGCCCAAGGTGCGGTAGCGGTATTAGTACACACGGATAATGCCGATGAACAGGGTGAGGTCGTCGCATCCGGTAACTGCGATGCAGTACAGATTTATTTTTATAGACTTAGCCAACAGGTTTCAAAACTGGCTGCAGTTCGCTATCCCGTGGTTAAGGCCGCAGAGCAAGCTATGGGTATCATCGGCATTACTGGCACCAACGGTAAAACCTCGACCAGTCAGCTTTGCGCTCAGCTTGTGACCTTGCTGTCGGGCAAAGCTGCCGTGATGGGCACCCTAGGCAATGGTCTTTGGGGGGAGCTGGTGGATAGCGGTAATACTACGGCCGATGCCATCACCCTGATGCACCAGTTACACGATTTTGCCGCAAAGGGTGTGACTAGCTGTGCGATGGAGGTCTCTAGCCACGGTTTAGTGCAAGGACGTGTCGAGGCTGTTCCCTTCGATGTGGCGGTATTTACTAATTTGACGCGCGATCATTTGGATTACCATGGCGATATGCAAAGCTACGCCGCGGCAAAACAAAGGTTGTTTCGCTTCGAAGCACTGCGCCATGGGCTGTTAAATCTTGATGATCCGGTAGGAGCTGCTTGGGTTTGCGAGCTTAACGATGTTGCTGCGAAAATGTGGGGCTTTAGCATCGAAGGTCATCCAAATGCGGCCTTTTACACTAAAGATGCCAAGTTTAACGACCAAGGCGTGCAGGCGACATTAGTATGGCCTGAGGGCGAAGTCGAGATTCGCTCACCCCTACTCGGTGCCTTTAACCTGTCGAATTTGCTTGCGGCCTTATCCGCCCTCTATTTACAGGGTTTGGATATGCATGCTCTCGCAGCAGAGGTGCCGAAGCTGGTTCCTGTCGCGGGCCGCATGGAGCGCTTTACCACTGCAAATAATATTACCCTCGTGGTCGATTATGCCCATACCCCAGATGCGATTGAGCAGGCGCTCAATGCATTGCGCCGCCACTGCGCTGGTGAATTGTGGTGTGTATTTGGCTGCGGTGGCGATCGTGATAGGGGAAAACGTCCATTAATGGGACAGGCGGCTGAGCAATTTGCCGACCGTATTATGGTCACTAGCGATAACAGTCGCAGTGAAGATCCAAATCAAATTATTGCCGATATTATCCACGGACTGAGCCATCCATCCCAAGCGCTAAGCGAAGTTGACCGCGTCAGCGCTATTAAGCAGGTAGTGTCAGTTGCCAAACCTGGGGATGTGATTTTACTCGCCGGTAAAGGCCATGAAACCTATCAAGAAGCTGCGGGAGTGCGTCATGACTATGACGAGCGCGCACTGGCACGCCAATTAGCGGAGCAAACACTATGA
- a CDS encoding penicillin-binding transpeptidase domain-containing protein: protein MIRQVKAKQARKSQKPQLIHWRLYVVVGFVFLMFSSLVGRAAYIQIIEPDKLRHESDMRTLRTTSREVQRGLITDRNGDMLAVSVPVRAVWADPKQVNDSNAFSDMRRWQALADVLHEPIEDVLDRVRSNPTKRFTYLKRQVTPAVAEYITQLKIPGVFLKSESRRYYPGGEITAQLIGITNIDDVGIEGVESAYNSWLTGTPSKQKVRKSRDGHVVERLDIVQEGESPNDLVLSIDHRIQQLAYRELKRTTEMNQATSGSIVVLDIHTGEVLAMANTPSYNPNSRDNLQTFKMRNRAMTDTFEPGSTIKPFVVAAALEAGTVKYTDIIPTSPGWMRLGGRQVRDANNYGDMSLAKILAKSSNVGISKLALSIPVQQLLGTYQSMGLGSFSGINLAGESAGVIQDRHRWSDFERATLSFGYGLTATTLQLARMYATLGNGGVIHPVSILKLKQPPEGERVISEDVAKNVLQMMVSVTEKGGTGTLAHIDGYPVAGKSGTSRKAVAGGYGDDYVALFAGVAPVNNPKLAVVVVVNEPKGDLYYGGSVAGPAFAKVMSGALQMLNVEPISDKEQVQLAGLAGRTE from the coding sequence ATGATTAGGCAAGTTAAAGCCAAGCAGGCAAGAAAATCGCAAAAACCACAGCTGATACATTGGCGTTTATACGTCGTGGTCGGTTTTGTGTTTTTGATGTTTTCAAGTTTGGTTGGCCGCGCTGCTTATATTCAAATTATCGAGCCCGATAAACTGCGCCACGAGAGCGATATGCGCACCCTTCGTACCACCAGTCGCGAGGTGCAAAGAGGGCTGATTACCGACCGTAATGGCGACATGCTGGCGGTGAGTGTGCCCGTACGCGCAGTCTGGGCCGATCCTAAGCAAGTGAACGATAGCAATGCGTTTTCTGATATGCGTCGTTGGCAGGCTCTGGCCGATGTGCTCCATGAGCCCATTGAAGACGTACTCGACCGTGTACGCAGTAATCCGACTAAACGTTTTACTTACCTTAAGCGTCAAGTGACGCCTGCAGTTGCCGAATACATCACCCAGCTGAAAATCCCTGGGGTGTTTTTAAAATCCGAATCCCGCCGTTATTACCCTGGTGGCGAAATTACCGCGCAGTTAATTGGTATCACTAATATCGACGATGTGGGTATTGAAGGCGTCGAGAGTGCTTATAACAGCTGGCTCACAGGTACGCCATCTAAGCAAAAAGTACGTAAGTCCCGCGATGGCCATGTGGTTGAGCGCCTTGATATCGTTCAGGAAGGCGAAAGCCCCAATGATTTAGTCTTAAGTATCGATCATCGTATTCAACAGCTCGCATATCGGGAGCTGAAGCGCACGACTGAAATGAACCAGGCAACCTCTGGCTCGATTGTGGTATTGGATATTCATACAGGCGAAGTGTTGGCTATGGCTAACACACCATCCTACAACCCTAATTCCCGCGATAATCTGCAGACCTTTAAGATGCGTAACCGCGCGATGACCGACACCTTCGAGCCGGGGTCGACGATAAAACCTTTCGTGGTGGCGGCAGCACTTGAGGCGGGTACGGTAAAGTACACCGACATTATTCCAACCTCACCTGGCTGGATGCGCTTAGGTGGCCGTCAGGTTCGTGATGCAAACAATTACGGCGATATGTCTCTGGCAAAAATTCTTGCCAAGTCCAGTAACGTCGGTATCAGTAAATTAGCGCTCTCGATTCCAGTGCAGCAATTACTCGGCACTTACCAATCGATGGGATTAGGCAGTTTTTCGGGGATTAACTTAGCAGGTGAAAGCGCGGGCGTGATTCAGGACAGACACCGTTGGTCTGACTTTGAGCGCGCGACGCTGTCATTTGGTTACGGTTTAACAGCGACCACGCTGCAGCTCGCGCGTATGTACGCGACCCTAGGTAACGGCGGCGTTATCCACCCAGTATCGATTTTAAAGCTGAAGCAACCACCTGAAGGTGAGCGGGTGATTTCAGAGGATGTGGCGAAGAATGTACTGCAGATGATGGTCAGTGTGACCGAAAAAGGCGGTACAGGTACGCTAGCGCATATCGATGGTTATCCGGTTGCCGGTAAATCGGGTACCAGCCGAAAGGCGGTTGCTGGTGGTTATGGTGATGATTACGTTGCGTTATTTGCGGGTGTTGCCCCTGTAAATAATCCAAAGCTGGCGGTGGTGGTCGTAGTTAACGAGCCTAAGGGCGATCTCTACTATGGGGGCTCAGTTGCGGGGCCGGCATTCGCGAAAGTAATGTCTGGCGCACTGCAAATGCTGAATGTGGAGCCCATTTCCGATAAAGAACAGGTGCAATTGGCGGGACTCGCCGGGAGAACAGAATGA
- the ftsL gene encoding cell division protein FtsL, which yields MSKPSLDLPRIVLNDLWQHKWILLLALLVLSNAVAVVYTSHVSRKLTTEWDQLLQERDRLDIEWRNLLLEEQSQTEHSRITRIASKDLNMSRPLPSEEVVVKVQ from the coding sequence GTGAGTAAGCCCTCATTAGATTTGCCACGAATTGTATTAAACGACCTCTGGCAACATAAATGGATTTTGTTACTTGCATTGTTGGTACTCAGTAATGCAGTGGCGGTGGTTTACACCAGCCACGTGAGCCGTAAGCTCACCACCGAATGGGATCAACTACTGCAGGAGCGCGACAGATTAGATATCGAGTGGCGCAATTTATTATTGGAAGAGCAATCGCAGACCGAGCATAGCCGTATTACGCGGATTGCATCAAAGGATCTCAACATGAGTCGCCCCTTACCCAGCGAAGAAGTTGTGGTAAAGGTGCAGTGA
- the rsmH gene encoding 16S rRNA (cytosine(1402)-N(4))-methyltransferase RsmH — protein MSQEFAHLSVLLEETVGGLNIKDDGIYIDGTFGRGGHSRQVLQRLGANGRLIAIDRDPQAIEASKQFADDPRFQIVHGGFGQLADYVEDLGLVGKIDGVLLDLGVSSPQLDDAERGFSFLRDGPLDMRMDNSQGETAAQWLARAEIEDMAWVFKTYGEEKNARHIARCIAADRDKTPFLRTKDLADLIARITKNKERNKHPATRVFQAIRIYINSELEQIDQALEGALKVLAPQGRLSIISFHSLEDRIVKRFIRRHSQGESVPHGLPITEDQINKSRTLRAIGKAIMPSDEEIERNARARSSVLRIAERLDY, from the coding sequence ATGAGTCAAGAATTTGCCCATTTATCCGTTCTACTTGAAGAGACGGTTGGCGGTTTAAATATTAAGGACGATGGCATCTATATCGATGGCACGTTTGGCCGCGGTGGTCATTCAAGACAAGTGTTACAACGCTTAGGCGCAAATGGTCGCCTTATTGCCATCGACCGCGATCCTCAAGCCATTGAAGCCTCGAAGCAATTTGCCGATGATCCTCGTTTTCAAATCGTTCACGGTGGTTTTGGTCAACTCGCCGATTACGTTGAAGATTTAGGCCTTGTTGGCAAAATCGACGGCGTGCTGTTAGACCTTGGCGTATCATCACCCCAGCTTGATGATGCCGAGCGCGGCTTTAGCTTTTTGCGCGATGGCCCACTCGATATGCGTATGGACAACAGTCAAGGCGAAACCGCTGCCCAGTGGTTAGCCCGCGCCGAAATTGAAGATATGGCTTGGGTATTTAAAACCTATGGCGAAGAGAAAAACGCCCGCCATATTGCTCGCTGCATTGCCGCGGATCGCGATAAAACGCCATTTTTACGTACCAAGGATCTGGCTGATCTCATCGCGCGCATCACCAAAAACAAAGAGCGCAACAAGCATCCGGCCACCCGCGTGTTCCAAGCCATTCGTATCTATATCAACAGCGAATTAGAGCAAATCGATCAGGCGCTTGAAGGCGCATTAAAGGTATTGGCTCCGCAAGGTCGCCTGTCGATCATCAGCTTCCATTCGCTAGAGGATCGCATCGTAAAACGCTTTATCCGTCGTCACAGTCAAGGTGAAAGCGTGCCACATGGTTTGCCTATCACCGAAGATCAGATTAATAAATCGCGCACACTGCGTGCTATCGGTAAGGCGATTATGCCCTCCGATGAAGAGATTGAACGCAATGCTAGAGCCCGTAGCTCAGTGTTACGCATTGCCGAGCGGTTAGATTACTAG
- the mraZ gene encoding division/cell wall cluster transcriptional repressor MraZ — translation MFRGASAINLDTKGRIAIPVRYREPLQLEHEGRIVITVDIQSACLLLYPIHEWELIEAKLLKLSDTDNTQRSLKRLLLGYAHEVELDNNGRILLPPPLRQYANLDKRIMLVGQLNKFELWDEQAWLQQIDECQSTIRSEELARNERLADFSL, via the coding sequence GTGTTTCGTGGGGCGAGTGCCATAAACTTGGATACGAAGGGACGGATCGCGATACCAGTGCGATACCGCGAACCTTTGCAGCTCGAACACGAGGGACGAATCGTCATTACAGTTGATATCCAATCCGCCTGTTTACTCTTGTATCCAATCCACGAGTGGGAACTGATCGAAGCTAAGTTACTTAAGCTGTCGGACACAGATAATACCCAAAGATCCTTGAAGCGTCTGTTGTTAGGCTATGCCCACGAAGTGGAGTTGGATAACAATGGTCGTATTTTACTGCCACCACCGCTGAGGCAATATGCCAACTTGGATAAGCGTATTATGTTGGTTGGGCAGTTGAACAAGTTTGAGCTGTGGGATGAACAAGCTTGGCTACAGCAAATAGATGAGTGTCAGTCGACAATCCGAAGTGAAGAACTTGCGAGAAACGAGCGTCTGGCGGATTTTTCACTCTAA
- a CDS encoding peptidase, with amino-acid sequence MHNIFTAFWIRKSHKWLALITGLQLLIWLGSGAYMVLMDIEFIRGKTLTNTPTSKPLQANLYEYSFNDLLKDYPDATEINLYTLGGNAVYSARMAGKLQRLDATTGHLLPILSEQQAIEIASQLYRGDTKVNNTVLYQQHPPREISARFLPVWAVEFASPMTPTLYISAVTGQLVSTRHNYWRAFDFLWMLHIMDYEEREDVNNNLLGLVSSLSLLTAMFGIALTYISFRRRLDKQDD; translated from the coding sequence ATGCATAACATTTTCACCGCTTTCTGGATCCGCAAGAGCCACAAATGGCTCGCACTTATCACAGGTCTTCAGCTTTTGATTTGGCTTGGTTCAGGCGCCTATATGGTGTTAATGGACATAGAGTTTATTCGCGGTAAGACACTCACCAACACACCAACATCAAAACCTCTACAGGCAAATCTGTACGAATATTCCTTTAATGACCTACTTAAGGACTATCCCGATGCAACCGAAATCAACCTCTATACCTTAGGTGGCAATGCCGTTTACAGCGCCAGAATGGCTGGAAAGCTTCAGCGCTTAGATGCAACAACGGGGCATTTACTCCCCATATTGTCTGAGCAACAAGCCATTGAAATCGCGAGTCAACTTTATCGAGGCGACACTAAGGTCAATAACACTGTGCTCTATCAGCAACACCCGCCAAGGGAGATCTCCGCTCGGTTCCTCCCAGTTTGGGCGGTTGAGTTTGCATCGCCAATGACGCCCACCCTCTATATTTCAGCTGTAACGGGGCAGCTGGTTAGTACCCGACACAATTACTGGCGAGCATTCGATTTCCTGTGGATGCTGCACATCATGGATTATGAAGAACGCGAGGATGTGAATAACAATTTACTCGGGCTTGTGAGCAGTCTTTCGCTATTAACGGCAATGTTTGGCATTGCACTTACCTATATCAGCTTTAGACGCCGCTTGGATAAACAAGATGACTAA
- a CDS encoding PepSY domain-containing protein, whose product MTNSEGAANNKNLWQRIQSLHKWLGLLVGLQLLIWLATGLAFNSIDGRYLDANHYRIKSVPEVITTPLASLEPLLEGTFGKNVQQLRLTSVLGRPVYELSIMNQQIHRYWADTLEPFSLGLEQIATIAKQSYSGHGHLGQVQILNDGSAFEVEGNIAVIATDDEIRTRIYIDPTSGKVLGHKNNFSDVSDFLFMLHFMDYRPSNGITFNHLLVQLVAIIALLLGMSGSLSLWHKYRQGQLSIRSLFTRKHGGIIKVYALESKLLIGQFPVGNTSLLEAINDDKPWVMSHCGGGGRCGLCKLRFKDNPPAPNDYDLDKLSQQELDLGIRLSCQHPSTACEVMLISAAQQRYWQRNHNI is encoded by the coding sequence ATGACTAACAGTGAAGGGGCGGCTAATAACAAAAACCTTTGGCAAAGGATCCAGAGCCTACACAAGTGGCTTGGGTTACTTGTCGGACTACAACTGCTGATTTGGCTCGCCACAGGTCTTGCCTTTAATTCAATTGATGGGCGGTATCTTGATGCAAATCATTACCGCATCAAATCCGTACCTGAGGTGATAACAACGCCCCTTGCGTCCCTCGAGCCATTATTGGAGGGCACATTTGGTAAGAATGTGCAGCAGTTAAGACTGACCTCCGTTCTCGGCCGCCCCGTGTATGAACTCTCAATTATGAATCAACAAATTCATCGATATTGGGCCGATACCCTTGAGCCCTTTAGCTTAGGGCTAGAACAGATAGCGACCATTGCAAAGCAGAGTTATTCAGGCCATGGCCATCTTGGTCAGGTTCAAATACTCAATGATGGCAGCGCATTTGAGGTTGAGGGAAACATTGCAGTCATCGCTACGGATGATGAAATAAGAACTCGCATTTACATCGATCCCACGTCGGGCAAGGTGCTTGGACATAAAAATAACTTTTCCGATGTCAGCGACTTTCTGTTTATGCTTCATTTTATGGATTATAGGCCCAGCAACGGCATCACATTTAACCATCTGCTAGTTCAGCTTGTCGCCATTATAGCCTTGCTATTGGGGATGAGTGGCAGCCTTAGTCTGTGGCATAAATATCGTCAAGGCCAGCTCTCAATACGCTCGTTATTTACCCGTAAACACGGAGGAATAATCAAAGTGTATGCGCTTGAATCCAAACTACTAATAGGGCAATTTCCCGTTGGAAACACCTCCCTTTTAGAGGCCATTAATGACGATAAGCCTTGGGTGATGAGTCATTGTGGAGGGGGTGGTCGCTGCGGTTTGTGTAAATTACGTTTTAAGGATAATCCTCCCGCACCCAACGACTATGATCTCGATAAACTTAGCCAACAAGAGCTTGATTTAGGCATTCGTCTCAGTTGCCAACATCCAAGCACTGCCTGCGAAGTCATGCTGATTTCGGCCGCACAGCAACGCTATTGGCAACGTAACCACAATATCTAG